The Mercenaria mercenaria strain notata chromosome 8, MADL_Memer_1, whole genome shotgun sequence genome has a segment encoding these proteins:
- the LOC123565715 gene encoding uncharacterized protein LOC123565715 gives MMDTQLSSDLERLVELRRQYWKLEDARKSLQADISEAEERQDSPKRPITCLLCPGLTPSRLLEHLQSRRATDACILEWTRRLKILRQECEMKEKTYGVTFLGKRR, from the exons ATGATGGATACACAATTGAGCTCTG ATCTGGAACGTTTGGTGGAGCTAAGAAGACAGTACTGGAAACTCGAAGACGCAAGAAAGAGTCTACAGGCTGATATATCTGAG GCTGAGGAACGGCAGGATTCTCCAAAAAGACCCATTACCTGTCTTCTGTGCCCAGGTTTGACTCCTTCAAGACTCCTGGAACATCTTCAAAGTCGGCGTGCGACAGACGCTTGTATTCTAGAATGGACCAGACGCTTAAAGATACTTCGACAAGAAtgtgaaatgaaagaaaaaacgtACGGAGTAACTTTTCTAGGAAAGCGTCGATAG